Below is a genomic region from Deltaproteobacteria bacterium.
TTTAGATACGTTACACGTCACCTGGGTGGAGTTTAACGTATCAATCTCCGGAAAGGATCTTATCCTCGCCGGTAACTGCGGGGGGGATATTTCCTATTCCTGTGACAGATGCGGTGAGCACGTGACGAGAAATATGGATATATCCTTCAATAAAATATTCGAGAGCTACGAGATGTTGGCGTCGGGAGGGGATCACCAGCTGCAGAGGGAAGACCTGGAGATCACGTTTTTCGATGGCGAGGGTTTTTACCTCGAGGACGTCATATACGAGCATCTCGTGCTATCATTGCCCCAGCAGATTCTCTGCACCGACGAATGCAAGGGGCTTTGCCAGGTGTGTGGAATGAACCTCAACCGATCCAGCTGCTCGTGCAAGGGGTTCGATGTGGATCCGAGGCTGGAAAAGCTGAAATCACTTCGCTCGAAGATGGAGTAACAGACATGGCCCATCCGAAACGGAAAGTGTCCAGATCCAGGAGAGACAAAAGGAGAACTCATAAAAAGACAACTCCTCCACCCCGCTCACTCTGCTCCAAATGTGGGGAGCCGAAAATTCCCCACAGAGTTTGCCAGTCCTGCGGGACTTACGG
It encodes:
- the rpmF gene encoding 50S ribosomal protein L32 — its product is MAHPKRKVSRSRRDKRRTHKKTTPPPRSLCSKCGEPKIPHRVCQSCGTYGGEQILAE